GAAGAACCTATCTACATGGAGGCAAAGTCGGAGGATTATGATGTCGAAGTTTGTATGCAGTATAACGACACATATACGGAAAATATATTCAGCTTTGCCAATAACATAGATACAAGAGAAGGTGGAACACATTTAATAGGATTTAAAACTGCTCTCACAAAGGTTATTAACGATTATGCAAGAAAGTTTAATGTAATAAAAGAAAATGAAAAGAATTTACAGGGTGAAGATGTAAGAGAAGGACTTACAGCAATAGTCAGCGTAAAATTAAAGAATCCTCAGTTTGAAGGACAGACAAAGACAAAGCTCGGCAATACTGAGATGAGGTCAATCGTTGATTCAATCGTTACAGAAAAGTTAACAGCATTTATGGAGGAAAATCCAAAAGTTGCAAAAATAATACTTGAAAAAGCAACATCAGCTGCCAGAGCAAGGGAAGCCGCAAAAAAAGCGAGGGAATTAACAAGAAGGAAAACCGCACTTGAATCAACAGCATTACCCGGTAAGCTTTCGGATTGTTCCGAAAAAGATGCTTCAAAATGCGAACTTTTTTTAGTTGAAGGTGACTCTGCCGGAGGGTCTGCAAAAATGGGAAGAAATAGCAAGTTTCAAGCGATACTCCCATTAAGAGGTAAAATAATAAATGTTGAGAAGGCAAGAATTGATAAAATTTTATCAAATGAAGAAATAAGGGCTATGATTACGGCACTGGGTACAGGTATTGGAGATGATTTTGACATATCAAAATTAAGATATCATAAGGTAGTTATAATGACAGATGCCGATGTTGATGGAAGTCATATAAGAACACTGCTTTTGACATTTTTTTATAGATTTATGAGACCGTTAGTGGAAAATGGCAATGTTTATATCGCACAGCCGCCTTTATATAAAGTTGAAAAAAGTAAAAAGGTTTATTATTCATATTCTGATAAGGAACTTGATTTACTGCTTCAAAAGATTGGACGTGAAAACTATAATATTCAAAGGTATAAAGGTCTTGGTGAAATGAATGCAGATCAGTTGTGGGATACGACAATGGACCCTGAAAAGAGAACGATGTTAAGGGTAAACCTTGAGGATGTAATGGCAGCTGATGAAATATTTACAATTTTAATGGGTGATAAGGTTGAACCCAGGAGGGATTTCATTGGAAAATACGCTAAAACTGTTAGAAATCTTGATATATAAGGTGGTGAGATAAATGAGTAATGAGATGGAAAGGGTTCTATCGGTAGACCTTGAAGATGAGATGAAAAAATCATATATAGATTATGCAATGAGTGTAATCGTAGGGAGGGCATTGCCTGATATACGAGATGGGTTAAAGCCTGTACACAGAAGAATTCTCTATGCAATGAATGAATTAGGATTGACCCCTGATAAGCCATACAAAAAGAGTGTTGCTGTTGTCGGTGAAGTTCTTGGAAAATATCATCCACATGGTGATGCCGCCGTTTATGATACTATGGTAAGATTAGCACAGGATTTTTCCATGAGAGAACCATTAATTGACGGACATGGAAACTTTGGGAGTATTGACGGGGATCCTGCTGCTGCCATGAGGTACACTGAAGCAAGGCTTTCTAAGATATCACTTGAAATGCTTACAGATATTAATAAAGAAACAGTGGATTTTATCCCAAATTTTGATGAAACATTAAAAGAGCCTGTTGTGCTTCCTTCAAGATTTCCAAATCTACTGGTGAATGGTTCACAGGGCATAGCTGTTGGAATGGCGACAAATATACCGCCACATAATCTTAATGAGGTAATAGATGGTATTATAAGTTATATAGATAACCCATATATAGAAATAGAAGACCTTATGAAGTATATTAAAGGACCGGATTTTCCGACAGCAGGCTTAATAATTGGTAAAGATGGAATAAGGGAAACATATACTAAAGGCAGGGGTAAAATTATTGTTAGG
This is a stretch of genomic DNA from Aceticella autotrophica. It encodes these proteins:
- the gyrB gene encoding DNA topoisomerase (ATP-hydrolyzing) subunit B; its protein translation is MAIDDSYDAGQIQILEGLEAVRKRPGMYIGSTGPKGLHHLVYEIVDNSIDEALAGFCKNILVIIHKDNSITVKDDGRGIPTGIHPKVGKSAVEVSLTILHAGGKFNNDAYKVSGGLHGVGVSVVNALSEKLEVIVKQNGKIFKQEYERGVPKTELNIIGETNETGTTITFKPDKEIFEELEYNYDILLQRLRELAFLNKGVKIKLIDERDGKEEILHYEGGIVSFVKYLNRNKEVLHEEPIYMEAKSEDYDVEVCMQYNDTYTENIFSFANNIDTREGGTHLIGFKTALTKVINDYARKFNVIKENEKNLQGEDVREGLTAIVSVKLKNPQFEGQTKTKLGNTEMRSIVDSIVTEKLTAFMEENPKVAKIILEKATSAARAREAAKKARELTRRKTALESTALPGKLSDCSEKDASKCELFLVEGDSAGGSAKMGRNSKFQAILPLRGKIINVEKARIDKILSNEEIRAMITALGTGIGDDFDISKLRYHKVVIMTDADVDGSHIRTLLLTFFYRFMRPLVENGNVYIAQPPLYKVEKSKKVYYSYSDKELDLLLQKIGRENYNIQRYKGLGEMNADQLWDTTMDPEKRTMLRVNLEDVMAADEIFTILMGDKVEPRRDFIGKYAKTVRNLDI